The Candidatus Omnitrophota bacterium genome segment TAATATTAAATATTTCGAATTTTTGTTTATACCTCCTCAAGAAGATTAAGATTAAAGAATGGTATTTTTAAAAAAAGAATATACAAACTTGTAGTCCAGTCAAGCCCAAATATCGTATTTAATACTGTCTCGCCTTCACCGCCACCCCCGGCAGCCATTGGAATAATACACTCTCCTGCGGGTAGGCGTGGCCCTTATGCTGCCGGAAGCCTTCACCGTAAAGACGTATTGCAATGGATCAAGAAGCAGTTTTAGATACCGTCAGACAATTCAAAAAAGCGTTAGAGTCGTTCAATATTCAGGTGGAACAGCTTATTCTTTACGGCTCTTATGCCGTCGGCGCCGCTTGTGAAGACAGCGATATCGACTTGGTTGTCATCTCGCCCAACTTTTCCGATATGAGCTATTGGGAACGCA includes the following:
- a CDS encoding nucleotidyltransferase domain-containing protein, whose translation is MDQEAVLDTVRQFKKALESFNIQVEQLILYGSYAVGAACEDSDIDLVVISPNFSDMSYWER